A stretch of DNA from Sphingomonas ginkgonis:
GGCCGACACCAGCCAGGCGAGCGCGGGAAGCCAGGCATACCAAGCGCGGTTGCCGCCGCCGAGCCGGTCGGCGAGCCAGCCGCCGCCGAACACCCCGACCGTGCCGCCGATCAGCAGTAGGCTGGAGAAGAACTGCGCGCGGTCGAGCAAGCCGAGCCCAAAGCTGCGCTCGAGGATCGAGGGTGTCCAGAGCGCGAGTCCGTAGCCGCACAACGAACTGAAGGAGGAGGCGAATGCCATCAGCCAGAAGCTCGGCTTGCTGGCGAGCAGCGGAAACACCTGGCCGATCGGCGCGGCGCTTCCGCTGGAGCGTTCGGCCGGGGGCAGGTCGCGCACCAGGACCAGCATGACGGGCGCGAGCAGAAGACCGGCCACGCCCATCACGATGAACGCCGCGCGCCAGTTCAGATAGGCGGCAAGATAGGCGCCGATCAGCGTTCCGCCGGCGAGCCCGAGTGGGATGCCGAGCGAGTAAGTGGCGAGCGCCCGGGCCCGGCGCGACGGCGGGAAATAGTCGGCGATTAGCGCATAGCTCGGCGCCACGCCGCCAGCCTCGCCCACGCCTACGCCCAAGCGATAGGCGAATAGCGAAGCGAAGCTGCCGGCCAGCCCGCACAGGGCGGTGAAGGCGCTCCACACGGCAAGCGAGCCGGCGATGACCGCGCTCCGCCGGGTCCGGTCAGCGAGGAGCGCCAGCGGTACGCCCAGCGCCGAGTAGAGGAGCGCGAAGGCTAGCCCGCCAATGGCACCGAATTGAGCGTCGGTGAGGTGGAGGTCGGCCTTGATCGGCCCGGCGAGGATGCCGAGGATCTGCCGGTCGAGGAAGTTGAAGATGTAGGCGAGGAGCAGAAGCGACAGCAGCACGGTCGAGCCGCTGCGCGCCTGCTCCCTGCTCCCCGCCACGCCGGTCAGAACTTGAGCCCGATCGAGGCCCAGAGCTGCCGCGGGTTGCCGTAGTAGCCGGTCAGCACGCCCTCGGTTCCCAGCGTCGGCTGGATCCCCGGCGTTGCGACCGAGCCGACGGCGCTGCCGCTGCGGATGAACTGCCCGGTGAAGGGATTCTGGTTGAGGAAGTTGTAGCCGGCCACGACATACTTCTTATTGGTCAGGTTGCGCCCGTGCAATCCGAGCGTCCACGGCCCGAGATTGAGCACGGCGTTGGCGTCGAGCAGCGAATAGCCCTTCTGGTCGAGCCCCGGCGTGGCCAGTTCGAACTGCTGGCTCTTGCTCCGGTACGACAGGGTCGAGTTGAGGTTCAGCTCGCCGCCGACGAACGGGGTGGTGTAGTTCAGCGTTCCGCTCGCGGTCCACTTCGGCGTGTTCTGGATCTTGCGGAAGTCCGACACGTCCGCCTGGTAGGGCGCGACCCGGGTCAGCACGCCGTTGACGTAGGCGTAGGTGAGCAGCGTCGTGTAGCGCTGGTACTTGGCGTCGAGATAGCCGAGCGACCAGCCGAAGTTCATCCGCGAACCGCCTGCGTTGCCGAACAGCCGCGCGTCGCCTTCCCACTCGACGCCGCGAATGCGGGCCTTGGCGGCATTGGTGGTGATTCCGACAAAAGTCGGCAGGCCGTTGACGACGGTGCCGGCCGAGCCCGGGATCTGCACATCCTTGTAGTCGGCATTGAACAGCGCCACCGCGGTGTAGATGC
This window harbors:
- a CDS encoding spinster family MFS transporter yields the protein MAGSREQARSGSTVLLSLLLLAYIFNFLDRQILGILAGPIKADLHLTDAQFGAIGGLAFALLYSALGVPLALLADRTRRSAVIAGSLAVWSAFTALCGLAGSFASLFAYRLGVGVGEAGGVAPSYALIADYFPPSRRARALATYSLGIPLGLAGGTLIGAYLAAYLNWRAAFIVMGVAGLLLAPVMLVLVRDLPPAERSSGSAAPIGQVFPLLASKPSFWLMAFASSFSSLCGYGLALWTPSILERSFGLGLLDRAQFFSSLLLIGGTVGVFGGGWLADRLGGGNRAWYAWLPALAWLVSAPLFFAGFRASSLSIAWAFLLVPNALNILWLGPVTTAVQHLAPRHMRSSASASFLLINNLIGLGVGPYLMGWLSDSMKQAYGQDALRHAATLCLAFYLLAALLMALAASRLKRDWVED